In one Drosophila albomicans strain 15112-1751.03 chromosome X, ASM965048v2, whole genome shotgun sequence genomic region, the following are encoded:
- the LOC117571347 gene encoding serine protease SP24D-like, giving the protein MMKSFLIACLAIALASAAPHSSQLDGRIVGGLDAVEGQFPHQVSLRQLTSHICGGSIIAPQIILTAAHCVTSEASDGSLKVTSAKQLSIRAGTVDRSSGGVVVNVAKVIVHESYGNFLNDVALLVLDQPLTYSAVIKAIPLASVDTAVGSEVVISGWGRLTTGGASPRLLQYNTLSSLSKNQCISSTFMFTSSLICLAHTAGNGACNGDSGGPAIQNGQLVGIAGFVIGGCGSTNPDGYAKVFYHRDWIVKNANL; this is encoded by the exons ATGATGAAGAGCTTTCTGATTGCCTGCTTGGCCATTGCTTTGGCCTCTGCTGCTCCTCATAGCTCCCAGCTGGATGGTCGCATTGTGGGCGGATTGGATGCCGTTGAAGGACAATTCCCTCATCAGGTGTCGTTGCGTCAGCTTACCTCGCACATCTGCGGCGGCAGCATCATTGCACCCCAGATCATTCTTACTGCAGCTCATTGCGTCACCAGCGAAGCTTCCGACGGCTCACTGAAGGT TACCTCGGCTAAGCAGCTGAGCATTCGTGCCGGAACCGTGGAtcgcagcagcggcggcgttGTCGTCAATGTGGCCAAGGTCATTGTCCATGAGAGCTATGGGAACTTCTTGAACGATGTCGCACTCCTGGTGCTCGACCAGCCCCTCACCTACTCCGCTGTGATCAAGGCCATTCCTCTGGCCAGCGTTGATACCGCAGTTGGCAGCGAGGTTGTCATCTCTGGCTGGGGTCGTCTCACCACTGGCGGAGCCTCGCCCCGCCTGCTGCAGTACAACACGCTTAGCTCGCTGTCGAAGAATCAGTGCATCAGCTCCACCTTCATGTTCACCAGTAGTTTGATCTGTTTGGCCCACACCGCCGGCAACGGTGCTTGCAACGGCGACTCTGGTGGCCCGGCTATCCAGAATGGTCAACTCGTTGGCATTGCTGGCTTTGTGATTGGCGGCTGTGGCTCCACAAATCCCGATGGCTATGCCAAGGTCTTCTATCATCGCGATTGGATTGTCAAGAATGCCAATTTGTAA